In Oceanobacillus sp. FSL K6-2867, one DNA window encodes the following:
- the murB gene encoding UDP-N-acetylmuramate dehydrogenase, translating into MAMNHHLYDKLIALTSERNVMVNEHLKNHTYTRLGGQTDFYVTPETYEQVQQIIKLANQENIAFTMLGNGSNLIVKDGGIRGIVMNLQKLATIKTDGNRMIAQSGARIIDVSREALKEELTGLEFACGIPGSVGGALYMNAGAYGGEIKDVLTSTLVVNREGELLTLTAEQLDLDYRTSNIPDRGYIVLEATFTLKEGAPKAIKEVMDDLTYKRESKQPLEYPSCGSVFKRPPGHFAGKLIQDSDLQGKQIGGAQVSLKHAGFIVNKNNATAKEYIELIQHVQKTVKEKFKVNLEREVRIIGEDPVE; encoded by the coding sequence GTGGCAATGAATCATCATCTATACGATAAATTAATAGCATTAACATCTGAGCGTAATGTGATGGTGAACGAACACTTAAAAAATCATACGTACACTCGTTTAGGCGGGCAGACAGATTTTTATGTAACACCGGAAACATATGAACAAGTGCAGCAAATCATTAAGCTAGCGAATCAAGAAAATATAGCTTTTACGATGCTCGGGAATGGCTCCAATTTAATTGTGAAAGATGGCGGTATTCGTGGCATCGTAATGAATTTGCAAAAGCTTGCTACGATCAAAACAGATGGTAATCGGATGATCGCTCAAAGCGGAGCGAGAATTATCGATGTTTCACGAGAAGCATTAAAAGAAGAGCTGACTGGTTTGGAATTTGCGTGTGGTATACCAGGATCCGTCGGCGGAGCGTTGTATATGAATGCCGGCGCTTATGGCGGTGAAATCAAGGATGTACTAACAAGTACGCTGGTCGTTAACCGGGAAGGGGAGCTTCTCACATTAACAGCAGAGCAATTGGATTTAGATTACCGTACAAGTAATATACCTGATCGTGGGTACATCGTTTTGGAAGCAACCTTTACATTAAAAGAGGGTGCCCCAAAAGCGATTAAAGAAGTAATGGACGATCTAACATATAAACGAGAATCAAAGCAGCCATTAGAATATCCATCCTGTGGAAGTGTATTTAAACGCCCGCCTGGCCATTTTGCCGGAAAATTAATCCAGGACAGTGACCTTCAAGGAAAACAGATTGGCGGCGCACAAGTATCGCTCAAGCATGCAGGCTTTATCGTCAATAAAAACAATGCAACAGCAAAAGAATACATTGAACTCATCCAGCATGTACAGAAAACCGTAAAAGAGAAATTTAAAGTGAATCTGGAACGGGAAGTAAGAATAATTGGTGAGGAC
- a CDS encoding alpha/beta fold hydrolase translates to MYFIKKHRLKITTILVLIVGYITYISMPNNAKSEHYSGDPTVFIHGYKGTKNSFGYMLDRFEHEYGWGNKGLIYYVTKEGRIRDYNLNKGRYAPTFIQIILEDNRASFADSAEWVSAVLLQMKEKYKIDSVNIVGHSMGGILALKYTMDFAGNGYPEVNKLVTIGSPFDGIYSEAYFQIHQDAAAEDLKPDSLALQLLRESSFPEDIQVLNIGSTGDTVALPESVQALRMIIPRNQLREIIIDDHKLGHSALHESVEIDKMIYSFLWQDDGQ, encoded by the coding sequence ATGTATTTCATTAAAAAGCATAGGCTGAAAATAACAACAATTTTGGTATTAATTGTTGGATATATTACGTATATATCGATGCCTAACAATGCAAAATCGGAGCATTATTCTGGAGATCCAACCGTGTTTATTCATGGATATAAAGGTACAAAGAATTCCTTCGGCTATATGCTTGATCGGTTTGAGCATGAATACGGCTGGGGGAATAAAGGATTGATCTACTATGTTACTAAAGAAGGGCGTATCCGTGATTATAATTTAAACAAGGGAAGATATGCGCCAACGTTTATTCAAATTATATTAGAAGATAATCGGGCAAGCTTTGCCGATAGTGCGGAGTGGGTATCAGCAGTCCTCTTGCAAATGAAGGAAAAGTATAAAATTGATTCTGTAAATATTGTAGGGCATTCAATGGGCGGAATACTTGCACTTAAATATACAATGGACTTTGCGGGTAATGGTTATCCAGAAGTGAATAAGCTAGTAACCATTGGCAGTCCATTTGATGGCATTTATAGTGAAGCATATTTTCAAATTCATCAAGATGCAGCAGCGGAGGATTTAAAGCCCGATTCACTGGCACTGCAATTGCTAAGGGAAAGTTCATTTCCAGAGGATATTCAAGTGCTCAATATTGGAAGTACAGGAGATACTGTTGCACTCCCAGAAAGTGTTCAGGCATTACGAATGATTATACCAAGAAATCAATTACGGGAAATTATAATTGATGATCATAAACTTGGTCATAGTGCATTACATGAGAGTGTAGAAATAGATAAAATGATTTATTCATTTTTGTGGCAAGATGATGGGCAATAA
- a CDS encoding YbaN family protein, whose product MKSIKKIFLIIAGSVSLVLGVLGIVMPLLPTTPFLLLSAACYVRSSDKLYQWLITNKYFGSYILNYRQGKGIPLKAKVISVTILWISMLYTIAFVIPLVMVKILLFLIGSYFTWFILKQKTLRKNMQVR is encoded by the coding sequence ATGAAATCTATTAAAAAAATATTTTTAATCATTGCAGGCTCTGTTTCATTAGTGCTTGGTGTGTTGGGAATCGTGATGCCATTATTGCCGACTACACCATTTCTTTTGCTTTCAGCTGCTTGTTATGTTCGCAGTTCTGATAAATTATATCAGTGGTTAATCACGAATAAATATTTCGGATCTTATATATTGAACTATCGGCAGGGGAAAGGAATACCATTAAAAGCCAAGGTTATTAGTGTTACGATATTGTGGATTTCGATGCTGTATACAATTGCATTTGTAATTCCTTTAGTAATGGTAAAAATTCTGTTATTTTTAATTGGCTCCTATTTTACATGGTTTATTCTGAAACAGAAAACACTAAGGAAAAATATGCAGGTGAGGTAA
- a CDS encoding histidinol-phosphatase HisJ family protein — protein MFDYHIHSDFSADCNTPMETTIEKAITLGLNEICFTEHIDYDYPDKEWVFEFDLKKYDDKIKQMQQKYSNQIRIKKGVEIGLQPHLLERYETLMQNEVFDFVICSMHATAGIDLHSGEFFKGKTVDEAYQIYYEELLACIRKFKSFSVLGHIDLVKRYTEEKSTNHFHEILSAIFKEIIAAGKGIELNTSGYRYGLESGMPSPDILKLYKECGGEIITIGSDSHVETTLAYQFKEALALLDTIGFKHIAAFNDGEPVFYPLASLLK, from the coding sequence ATGTTTGATTACCATATTCATAGTGATTTTTCAGCAGATTGCAACACACCGATGGAAACAACAATTGAAAAAGCGATTACTCTCGGCCTTAATGAAATTTGTTTTACAGAGCATATTGATTATGATTATCCAGATAAGGAATGGGTATTTGAGTTTGACTTAAAAAAATATGACGACAAAATAAAACAGATGCAGCAGAAATACAGCAATCAGATACGCATAAAAAAAGGTGTGGAAATTGGTTTGCAGCCACATTTGTTAGAGCGATATGAAACCTTAATGCAAAATGAGGTGTTTGATTTTGTTATTTGCTCCATGCATGCAACTGCGGGAATAGACCTTCATTCTGGAGAATTTTTTAAAGGTAAAACAGTTGATGAAGCATATCAAATTTATTATGAAGAATTACTTGCATGCATTCGCAAATTTAAAAGCTTTAGTGTTCTTGGTCATATTGATCTTGTTAAACGGTATACGGAAGAGAAGAGTACCAATCATTTCCACGAAATTCTGTCAGCTATTTTTAAGGAAATCATTGCAGCGGGGAAAGGAATTGAATTAAATACGTCAGGCTATCGATATGGATTGGAAAGTGGGATGCCAAGCCCAGATATTTTAAAGCTATATAAGGAATGCGGAGGAGAAATTATTACAATTGGATCGGACTCCCATGTGGAAACAACATTAGCATATCAATTTAAGGAAGCATTAGCATTGCTCGACACTATCGGATTTAAACATATTGCAGCATTTAATGATGGAGAGCCAGTGTTTTATCCACTTGCAAGCCTTCTTAAATAG
- the hisZ gene encoding ATP phosphoribosyltransferase regulatory subunit — protein MQRYTLNDNRNKHVEDFQVRDNLIATLKNRFTTYGYKQVRTKAFENYEMYSDITGTVKKDDMIKVIDTTGKILVLRPDVTIPITRMMTAVNQTDDAFWQRLFYVLDVFRQSQEQPNQKESTQAGVEFFGENSPEADAEIIMLAIHTLKDLGFENFKIEIGHAGFFKELIQQAALSEQDLQQLQALIQSKNIADMELFLQGMPIEKELKHAIQSIPLLYGEPDQVIQQAEKIIRSAHMQHVLQNLIDVYALIKDYGVDEYVAINLGLINNMNYYTGIIFQGFVDRIGQPVLMGGRYDHLGEQLNKEMPAIGFAFEVDLLIHAILEQGLAKSLDPQVDAVIYYTDEKQQEALTAAFKIRNNGYRVLSFRNDSSNGNILPAKTIIRFEEKQNLFSNNRIEKPFSQTDELITLLQNYREGY, from the coding sequence ATGCAACGATACACGCTGAATGATAACAGAAACAAGCATGTAGAAGATTTTCAAGTAAGAGATAATCTTATTGCAACATTGAAAAATCGCTTTACTACCTATGGCTATAAACAAGTACGGACGAAAGCCTTTGAAAACTATGAGATGTATTCGGACATTACTGGCACGGTAAAGAAAGATGATATGATTAAAGTCATTGATACAACGGGGAAAATTCTCGTCTTGCGCCCTGATGTTACCATTCCCATTACCCGGATGATGACAGCAGTAAACCAAACAGACGATGCATTTTGGCAAAGACTTTTCTATGTGCTGGATGTATTTCGTCAGTCACAAGAGCAGCCAAATCAAAAAGAAAGTACACAAGCAGGCGTTGAGTTTTTTGGAGAGAATTCACCTGAGGCAGATGCTGAAATTATTATGCTGGCAATTCATACATTAAAAGATTTGGGCTTTGAAAATTTCAAAATTGAAATTGGTCATGCGGGATTCTTTAAAGAGCTCATCCAGCAAGCTGCACTTTCCGAACAGGATTTACAACAGCTGCAAGCTCTTATTCAATCAAAAAATATAGCAGATATGGAATTATTCCTGCAAGGTATGCCGATTGAAAAAGAATTAAAGCATGCAATCCAATCGATTCCCCTTTTATATGGCGAGCCGGATCAAGTTATCCAGCAAGCTGAAAAAATTATTCGCAGTGCCCATATGCAGCATGTTTTGCAAAATTTGATTGATGTATATGCGTTAATTAAGGATTATGGTGTTGATGAATATGTCGCTATTAATCTCGGATTAATTAATAATATGAATTACTATACAGGCATCATCTTCCAGGGGTTTGTCGATCGAATTGGGCAGCCAGTATTAATGGGTGGAAGATACGATCATCTTGGAGAGCAGCTGAATAAAGAAATGCCTGCGATTGGTTTCGCATTTGAGGTAGATTTACTTATTCATGCTATTTTAGAGCAAGGTTTAGCAAAATCCCTTGATCCTCAAGTAGATGCAGTGATTTATTATACGGATGAAAAGCAGCAGGAAGCTTTAACTGCCGCATTTAAAATAAGAAATAATGGATATCGGGTTTTAAGTTTTCGGAATGATTCAAGTAATGGAAATATCCTTCCAGCAAAAACAATAATCCGTTTTGAAGAGAAGCAAAACCTTTTCTCGAACAATCGTATAGAAAAACCATTTTCTCAGACAGATGAACTTATTACACTGCTTCAGAATTACAGGGAGGGATACTAA
- the hisG gene encoding ATP phosphoribosyltransferase: MQPITLALAKGRPAKSTIALLEKTDVQFEDFHEDSRKLVFYNNDRSIKLLFVKAIDVPTYVEKGAADIGIVGKDNILESQADVYELLDLKLGKCKFAVAGKTDYRPEKGQQLTIATKYPIIAQKHFEKKGESIEVVKLNGSVELAPLIGLADLIVDIVETGNTLKENGLTVLEDIEPISTRLIVNKASFATKSGEVQQIISQLKSALE; the protein is encoded by the coding sequence TTGCAACCTATAACATTGGCACTTGCCAAAGGACGTCCAGCTAAAAGCACGATTGCTCTATTGGAAAAAACAGATGTTCAGTTTGAAGATTTTCATGAAGATAGCAGAAAGCTAGTCTTTTATAATAACGATCGATCTATTAAGCTGCTTTTCGTAAAAGCAATCGATGTTCCTACCTACGTCGAAAAAGGAGCTGCTGATATTGGGATTGTCGGCAAAGATAATATTCTTGAATCCCAAGCAGATGTCTATGAACTACTCGATTTAAAGCTGGGAAAATGCAAATTTGCAGTTGCTGGAAAAACAGATTATCGCCCTGAAAAGGGACAGCAGCTAACGATTGCAACAAAATATCCAATCATTGCCCAAAAGCATTTCGAAAAAAAGGGCGAATCAATTGAAGTTGTTAAGCTAAATGGTTCCGTTGAACTGGCTCCATTAATCGGGCTTGCCGATTTGATTGTTGATATTGTAGAAACTGGAAACACCCTAAAAGAAAACGGGCTGACCGTTCTGGAAGATATCGAGCCAATCAGTACGAGATTGATTGTCAATAAAGCAAGCTTTGCTACAAAATCAGGTGAAGTACAGCAAATTATCTCACAGTTAAAGTCAGCATTGGAGTGA
- the hisD gene encoding histidinol dehydrogenase, whose amino-acid sequence MKIQTREQFLQEYAAKESNQLKEQELDEAVLNIIREVRKDGDEALYRYTEKFDLAALETLVVSEGELSEARKQVDASFLEALQQAKENIEMFHNEQKEQSWFVNKEPGILLGQKVTPLDKVGVYVPGGKAAYPSTVLMDVIPAKIAGVEKIVLTTPPQANGKINPHVLVAAQLVGVDTIYKVGGAQAIAALAYGTETIEKVAKIVGPGNAFVARAKKWVYGDVAIDMIAGPSEICVVADQTAPPSFVAADLLSQAEHDESASSICVTTSETLAKQILAEVEQQINALERKEIITQSLKENGKIIVTANLNEAFSVVNEIAPEHLQLMVENPYDSLSYIKNAGAVFLGNYSPEPLGDYFAGPNHTLPTNGTAKFASPLGVYDFMKKSSIISYSKEALQQASDSIIKIATVEGLTGHANSIELRKDEQNASGKN is encoded by the coding sequence ATGAAAATACAAACGCGTGAGCAGTTTTTACAGGAATATGCAGCTAAAGAATCTAATCAACTGAAGGAACAAGAGCTTGATGAAGCTGTACTAAACATTATTCGTGAAGTACGAAAAGATGGTGACGAGGCATTATATCGATACACAGAAAAATTTGACCTTGCAGCACTAGAGACCCTTGTTGTTTCTGAGGGAGAATTGTCAGAAGCAAGAAAACAGGTGGATGCGTCTTTTCTGGAAGCCTTGCAGCAAGCCAAAGAAAATATTGAGATGTTTCACAACGAACAAAAGGAACAATCCTGGTTTGTGAATAAAGAACCAGGTATTTTACTCGGACAAAAAGTAACCCCGCTTGATAAAGTTGGTGTTTATGTTCCAGGTGGAAAGGCAGCCTATCCTTCCACAGTGTTAATGGATGTCATCCCCGCCAAAATCGCTGGCGTCGAGAAAATCGTGCTAACAACCCCGCCACAAGCAAATGGAAAGATTAATCCTCACGTGCTTGTTGCCGCACAGCTTGTCGGGGTAGATACAATATATAAGGTTGGCGGTGCACAAGCAATTGCTGCGTTAGCCTATGGAACAGAAACCATCGAAAAGGTTGCCAAAATCGTTGGTCCAGGTAATGCATTCGTCGCAAGAGCAAAAAAATGGGTTTATGGCGATGTAGCGATCGATATGATTGCAGGTCCAAGTGAAATCTGTGTTGTTGCAGATCAAACTGCCCCACCAAGCTTTGTTGCTGCAGACTTGCTCTCACAGGCAGAGCATGATGAATCAGCAAGTTCGATTTGCGTTACAACGAGTGAAACATTAGCAAAGCAAATCCTTGCAGAAGTTGAACAACAAATAAATGCACTTGAACGAAAAGAGATAATTACACAATCATTAAAGGAAAATGGAAAAATAATCGTCACAGCGAATCTGAACGAAGCATTTTCCGTTGTAAATGAAATTGCACCAGAGCATTTACAGCTAATGGTTGAAAACCCATATGATAGCCTTTCTTATATTAAAAATGCTGGCGCTGTTTTTCTAGGAAATTATTCACCAGAACCATTGGGAGACTACTTTGCAGGACCCAATCATACATTACCAACAAACGGGACAGCAAAATTCGCCTCACCACTTGGCGTATATGATTTCATGAAAAAGTCGAGCATTATAAGCTACTCCAAAGAGGCACTGCAGCAAGCTTCTGATTCAATTATAAAAATTGCTACGGTGGAAGGGCTGACTGGACATGCCAATTCCATTGAGCTTCGAAAGGATGAACAAAATGCGTCAGGCAAAAATTGA
- the hisB gene encoding imidazoleglycerol-phosphate dehydratase HisB — MRQAKIERSTAETSIELDLTIDGTGNTAIQSGVGFLDHMLLLLTKHGLFDLEVTCNGDLEVDQHHSVEDIGIALGEAFRQALGNKEGITRYATVTTPMDEALSTISLDISGRPYFVYNVEGLKDKVGNFDTELVEEFFQAFVSNAKVTLHINLAYGKNTHHMIESIFKGFGRALDQATMLNPRVKGIPSTKGSL; from the coding sequence ATGCGTCAGGCAAAAATTGAACGTTCAACAGCCGAAACATCCATTGAATTAGATTTAACAATTGATGGTACTGGGAATACCGCTATCCAGTCCGGTGTCGGCTTTTTGGATCATATGCTTTTATTACTTACCAAACATGGTCTATTCGACTTAGAAGTCACATGCAATGGAGATTTGGAAGTCGACCAGCACCACTCTGTGGAAGATATAGGAATTGCTTTAGGCGAAGCTTTTCGGCAGGCACTAGGAAACAAGGAAGGAATTACAAGATATGCAACCGTAACAACTCCAATGGATGAAGCCCTGTCAACAATCTCCTTAGATATAAGCGGGCGCCCTTATTTCGTATATAACGTGGAGGGCCTAAAAGATAAAGTAGGAAATTTTGATACTGAGCTGGTTGAAGAATTTTTCCAAGCATTCGTCAGCAATGCTAAGGTAACACTTCATATCAACCTTGCATACGGGAAAAACACGCACCATATGATAGAATCCATTTTCAAAGGATTTGGGCGTGCATTAGATCAAGCGACTATGCTAAACCCGAGAGTGAAAGGAATCCCTTCCACAAAGGGGAGTTTGTAA
- the hisH gene encoding imidazole glycerol phosphate synthase subunit HisH, protein MIAIIDYGAGNIKSLQFALAKLNKESILTTDPQVIKDAASIILPGVGAFKDAMDAINELGLTDVIKQEVQSGKPILGICLGMQLFYDKSYEDGEWEGLGLLRGNVSRIKEQVKVPHMGWNTIAKRAESPLTLNLTDNFYVYFVHSYAVEKLEEATLVGSTEYGGRVPAIVQQGNITGMQFHPEKSGDIGIQLLANYEEMIS, encoded by the coding sequence ATGATTGCAATCATTGATTATGGTGCAGGAAATATTAAAAGTCTGCAATTTGCGCTTGCAAAACTAAATAAAGAATCCATCTTAACAACTGATCCACAAGTAATCAAGGATGCTGCATCAATCATTCTTCCTGGCGTAGGTGCCTTCAAGGATGCAATGGATGCTATTAATGAACTTGGATTAACAGATGTGATTAAACAAGAGGTTCAATCAGGAAAACCAATTCTCGGCATCTGTCTTGGCATGCAGCTATTTTATGATAAAAGCTATGAGGATGGAGAATGGGAAGGCCTTGGGCTGCTAAGAGGAAATGTAAGTCGCATTAAAGAGCAAGTAAAAGTTCCGCATATGGGCTGGAATACAATTGCAAAGCGTGCGGAAAGTCCATTAACGCTTAATCTAACAGATAATTTTTACGTTTATTTCGTTCATTCCTATGCCGTTGAGAAACTTGAGGAAGCAACACTTGTTGGCAGCACCGAATACGGCGGCCGTGTTCCTGCTATAGTCCAGCAGGGAAACATTACAGGAATGCAATTTCACCCGGAAAAAAGCGGGGATATCGGTATTCAATTACTTGCAAACTATGAGGAGATGATTTCATGA
- the hisA gene encoding 1-(5-phosphoribosyl)-5-[(5-phosphoribosylamino)methylideneamino]imidazole-4-carboxamide isomerase: protein MILFPAIDIRGGNCVRLIQGDYNKEKVYGNSPTDMALQWENKRAAYLHTVDLDGAKTGDSLNRDAIKAIAKQTDIPVQVGGGIRSLDTIEDYLNAGIARVIIGTAAITDKVFLKDAVEKFGSRIAVSIDARNGYVATDGWTETSSIKAIDLVTELEQLGVETIVYTDIMKDGMLQGPNFEELQAVNEATSMDVIASGGVSTKEDINKLKSMNMYGAIIGKALYDGTLNFEELTEDDSYAR from the coding sequence ATGATTCTATTCCCAGCAATTGATATTCGCGGCGGAAATTGTGTCCGCCTTATCCAAGGCGATTATAACAAAGAAAAAGTTTATGGCAACTCCCCAACAGATATGGCTCTGCAATGGGAAAATAAGCGAGCTGCATATCTGCATACCGTTGACCTGGATGGTGCTAAAACTGGTGACTCTCTTAATCGAGATGCCATTAAAGCAATAGCCAAACAAACGGACATTCCTGTACAGGTCGGCGGAGGCATTCGTTCCTTAGATACCATAGAGGATTATCTTAACGCTGGTATCGCTCGTGTAATTATTGGTACAGCAGCTATCACAGACAAAGTCTTTTTAAAAGATGCAGTGGAAAAGTTCGGATCTCGCATCGCTGTCTCCATTGATGCACGGAATGGCTACGTCGCTACAGATGGCTGGACAGAAACGAGTTCCATCAAGGCCATTGATCTTGTCACGGAACTCGAACAGCTTGGTGTCGAAACAATTGTCTACACGGATATCATGAAGGATGGCATGCTGCAAGGGCCGAACTTTGAAGAACTGCAGGCAGTAAACGAAGCGACAAGTATGGATGTTATCGCATCAGGTGGCGTTTCAACGAAGGAAGATATAAACAAGCTAAAATCAATGAACATGTACGGCGCGATTATTGGCAAAGCATTATACGACGGCACATTAAATTTTGAAGAATTAACGGAGGATGACAGCTATGCTCGCTAA
- the hisF gene encoding imidazole glycerol phosphate synthase subunit HisF: MLAKRIIPCLDVDKGRVVKGKKFQNIRDVDDPVSLAKRYNAAGADELVFYDITASNEERNIFLDVVEQVAKEIAIPFTVGGGIRTIEDIHKVLRSGADKVSINSAAVTNPQLIKDAALKFGSQCIVLSIDAKEVAPNQWNVFTKGGRHDTGIDAIKWAKQGEELGAGELVINAMDSDGEKDGYNIPLTKIIAATVNIPVVASGGAGIQEHFLAVLEQGADAALAASVFHYDEIGIPDLKSYLQEHNIIVRRESK, encoded by the coding sequence ATGCTCGCTAAACGAATTATCCCTTGCCTTGATGTGGATAAAGGTCGTGTTGTAAAAGGGAAAAAATTTCAAAATATCCGGGATGTTGACGATCCAGTTTCATTAGCCAAAAGATATAACGCAGCCGGCGCAGACGAGCTTGTCTTTTATGATATTACTGCTTCCAATGAAGAACGCAATATTTTCCTCGATGTCGTTGAACAGGTTGCAAAGGAAATTGCTATTCCATTTACCGTTGGTGGTGGAATACGAACCATTGAGGATATACACAAAGTGCTTCGTTCTGGGGCAGATAAAGTGTCCATCAATAGCGCCGCTGTGACAAACCCGCAGCTAATTAAAGACGCTGCTTTGAAATTTGGCAGTCAATGCATTGTCTTATCGATCGATGCAAAGGAGGTCGCACCGAACCAGTGGAATGTTTTTACGAAAGGTGGCCGTCATGACACTGGAATCGATGCGATAAAATGGGCGAAGCAGGGGGAAGAACTTGGCGCTGGAGAACTTGTCATTAATGCAATGGATTCAGATGGCGAGAAGGACGGCTATAATATTCCATTAACGAAGATAATTGCGGCTACTGTTAATATTCCTGTCGTTGCAAGCGGGGGCGCTGGAATACAGGAGCATTTTCTTGCTGTGTTAGAACAAGGTGCTGATGCGGCACTGGCTGCATCTGTGTTTCACTATGATGAAATCGGGATACCTGACCTCAAGTCATATCTTCAGGAGCATAATATCATCGTCAGGAGGGAAAGCAAATGA
- the hisIE gene encoding bifunctional phosphoribosyl-AMP cyclohydrolase/phosphoribosyl-ATP diphosphatase HisIE: MKVNIEQLVFDENGLIPAIVQDAATGEVLTLAYMNQDSLNKTIETNETWFFSRKRQELWNKGETSGNKQQIVKVSYDCDADALLVQVNPLGPACHTGNESCFYNKLYSNDIPAYDIVYQVIAKIKDRSKNPVDGTYTSYLFEKGVDKILKKVGEETSEVIIGAKNNDKQELTSEIADLTYHTLVLMEIMDVSLSDIKNELVKRHIQKEGQQRE; encoded by the coding sequence ATGAAAGTAAATATCGAACAACTCGTTTTTGATGAAAATGGCTTAATCCCTGCCATTGTTCAGGATGCTGCCACAGGAGAAGTATTAACATTAGCATATATGAATCAAGATTCACTTAATAAAACAATTGAAACGAATGAAACATGGTTTTTTTCAAGAAAGCGTCAGGAGCTATGGAATAAAGGGGAAACATCAGGAAATAAACAGCAAATCGTAAAAGTTTCTTATGATTGTGATGCTGATGCATTATTAGTTCAGGTTAATCCACTCGGCCCTGCATGTCATACTGGGAATGAAAGCTGCTTTTACAATAAGCTGTATTCAAATGATATACCAGCATATGATATCGTTTATCAAGTAATCGCAAAAATCAAGGATCGAAGTAAAAACCCTGTTGATGGCACATACACATCATACCTCTTTGAAAAAGGGGTCGATAAAATCTTGAAAAAGGTCGGAGAAGAAACTTCAGAAGTAATTATTGGCGCAAAAAACAATGACAAACAGGAACTAACAAGCGAGATTGCTGATCTTACGTATCATACACTCGTATTAATGGAAATTATGGATGTATCTCTGTCAGATATAAAAAATGAATTAGTTAAAAGACATATTCAAAAGGAAGGTCAACAACGTGAGTAA